The Hordeum vulgare subsp. vulgare chromosome 4H, MorexV3_pseudomolecules_assembly, whole genome shotgun sequence genomic interval GATATTTCCTCAATAGAACGCTGACAGTGTTGCACAAATAAAAGAACTGTGCATCTTTATATAACTAAACAGACTATTTCTTGCGATTACATGGGCAACATTACCCTGAAGCTTTACTGAAAAAAGGAAAGTCTAATACTTGGACTTGAAAAGTGTACTACTCCTACTAattcttcagacttgaagaacttGATCAGAGCTATCATAGGACGCAAGTCGGCATCCGTCTTCCttgcaccaactttgaattcttgaTTCAGCATTGTTGGTGTCAAATCCAGCCATTGGATGCCTTGAAGAACACCTCAGTACCTCTTCACGTGGCCGCCGAACTGGCGGTACTTCCTTGCTACTACCTGATGCTTGATTTTTTCTTGTGAGAAAACCATGGAACTTCACCGGGCTACTATGAAACTTCACTGAAACGAATTTTTTCTGACTTCAcaggaaaaaagaaaattctaATGCTTGAACATCTCTTTTTAACTAATACTATAGAAATTTAAAACTATAGTACTTTCTTCGATCCATATTAATTGTACCGATTCTTTGAAAAAAAGTCGCTAGTTTACTATTTTTTTTGTAGAAAGGAATTCTTCGGACTTTGGACTTCCAAGAACCTTCTTCTTCTTACCCCATGATACATGAGGTTAGCtaaatcaaaattcaaaaaaaaaagaacctttttttatttttggcggGGACTTGAAGGGATCGATCAGAGCTATCGTGGATGCAAGTCGGCATCAGTCTTCCCTGCACGAACTTCCAGTTCTCGGCTCGACATTGTTGGTGTAAGATCGACTTAGCTAGTGCAGGCCTTCAAGAAGGCCCCGGTACATCTGCACGTTGCCGCCGAACTCCCCGTACTTCAGATGCATGAAGACCTGCAGCGCACGCACGCCGGCGGCAGCTGCGAGTTGAGGGCTCCACAGCGGCAAATGGAAGCCGAGGTGAGCGGCGATGCGCTCTAGCCCCAGCGGCATGGCCGGGCAGTCGCCCGCCATCCAAGCGACATCGTATACCTGGTTGCCCAGGTAACGCCGCACGGCGTCGTCAAACCCGGCCACGTCCTCCGGCAGCGCGGCTCCCCGGGTGACGATCTTCACCAGGTATGCGACGTGGTAGGCCCCGGCGTAGGTGATCCAGCTCCGCGGCGGCCCACGCCGAGGGCTGATCAGGCCGGATTCAAACAGCGTCGCGCATAGCATGTCGGCGCGGACGCCGTGGTCGCGGAGCGCGCCGACGTTGAGGCCGCGGCGGGCGAGGTACGCAAGGGACTTCTCGTCGTGCGGGTCGGCCCTGGGGCGGAAGTCCCGCAGGTTGAACTCCCAGGCGCCGAGGTACCCGTCGTCGTTGCCGTAGAGCGCCACGCCGACCTGGAGCGGCGTGAGACCGTCCACGTTGGCCTTGACGAGGGCGTAGCGCTGCTCCGCGGTGAGGGTGTTGTGGTCCTGGCCGCCGGCGTGGTGGACGACGCCCGGGTAGTGCACGTTGACGGCGACGTACCTGGCTCTCCTGGCGGCGCTGCGGAGGCTGTCCGATTCGGCGTTGAAGTTGTACGCCCACACGGAGCGCACCGGGACGGCGGGCGACGGCCATACCGGCGACATGGGTGCGTGGTGGAAGTACGGCGGGGGCTGCACGGGGAACGTGTAgaaaggcggcggcggcggaaacACTGGGAACATGCCGGCGGCCGGGTTCATGCCGATCGATGCCAGGACGGTAGGGTGCGAATCAACAAGATAAGCTGGGAGCTCTGCGTTCGTGGTAAGCGGGTGCGCTGAGTTCGCTGCTGTTATAATAGGCCGCGAGTGGAGTTGCAGACGGAGGAGGACTCGGAGACAGGAGACAGGGCACGAACCGGCCGGAGAAGCTACCAATTAATCGTAAGAATACATGTCAAGATAAATGACTTCTCTACGATGTAAATGTGTATATGATTTCCCCTTTCTTTGCGGGATAACGTGTATATGATTCCAATTACGTTTGTTGTAAAAAGAGTCTGACCATATTGCATCGAGTAGATGTGAGATAATATCATCTAAGGCCACTTCCAATGCATTGATGCTAAGATGATGTACTAAGCACATTAAATACTTTAACAACTAAAAGCCTCTAATGCATAGGTGTTTAGCTTGTTGTAGTTAAGCCTCTTTATTTAATGACTAGCAAAAATGCCCGTGCGTCGCAATGGGGAGTaaactttttattttatttaagctattattttaattttaattcaaTTTGGATTTTGAATCGACATATTGATGACGTGCACTTATGATTGTATTAACAAAGCCGACCTATAAATTaactttatttaagaaaaacctaTATGTATCACTTTTACATACACCGAATGGAACACAAATTAGGATCGTACTTATCGGTTCAATATTAACGTTCATGACTATCACACAAATAgttcaaacatttttaaaataaaccaTCATATACTTATAATGTTCATTAATTTATAAGTGCATGTACATCACAAAATTGCTTATATATTCACTACAAAAAGATAGTATAGTCCGATGATAAGTACATATGAATTTCACAAAAATAAGGTATATACGTGCGGACCTAGATCACGCAATATGTATAAATAGAAAATCTCATGCAAATATACCATTACCAAGAACTATTCTTCGCTCGCTCCTTGCCAACCAACCCAGGTACGAAATAAAGATGTACCGTGTATCATCTATTAAGTTGCACCCTGAATTGCATTTAAAAAATAATGGACATGTAAAATACCGTCAATTTATCATATAGGTTCAAATATATGATGTTCATCAATTTTATAAGTGCATGTACATCCTATAAAAATTGTTTGCATATTCACTACAAAAAAGGTGCAGTTCTTTGGTAAGAACGCGCGTAGATTTTATCAAGAAAAGACATGTACGTAAGGTCTTAGGTCATGAAATATGTGCAAAGAGAGAACCCAGTGCAAGTACATCATGTCCAAGGGTTATAACATTTCCCAAATATTGACGTTTAAATTTACATGTTATAATACAGATCGTCAGTACGAAATAAAGACAAATATTAATTAACATTGTATCTTATatagtatttaaaaaatatttaacatgcaaaataacaacatattcaaactctacacattttgtaatcaaatttcatatataacatgtttaaattggattcacggtttaaaagatattgttatttgaaaatacatatttattccGAATGGACTCTGGGGTTATTAACACATATATCAGGGATGTTTATGTGAAAGTATAAAAAATGATTCGTTTTGAATAAAAGATGGACTGCGGGTTATTTATCGTAAAAGTCAAGGGTTTTTGTGTAAAATGTGAAAAACGGTTCGGTCTCACTTAAAGATGGACTGCGGGTTCATTCCATGAAAATAAAAGGGGCGTTctgcaaaaatacaaaaaaaagttCATTCATGTCACTAAtgtccggactgcgggttgatttgggGAAAACATGGGAGGTTTTGTGTTGTTCatgcattgatggatttctttcattTA includes:
- the LOC123446662 gene encoding probable CCR4-associated factor 1 homolog 11, giving the protein MSPVWPSPAVPVRSVWAYNFNAESDSLRSAARRARYVAVNVHYPGVVHHAGGQDHNTLTAEQRYALVKANVDGLTPLQVGVALYGNDDGYLGAWEFNLRDFRPRADPHDEKSLAYLARRGLNVGALRDHGVRADMLCATLFESGLISPRRGPPRSWITYAGAYHVAYLVKIVTRGAALPEDVAGFDDAVRRYLGNQVYDVAWMAGDCPAMPLGLERIAAHLGFHLPLWSPQLAAAAGVRALQVFMHLKYGEFGGNVQMYRGLLEGLH